The following proteins come from a genomic window of Heyndrickxia acidicola:
- the opp3C gene encoding oligopeptide ABC transporter permease, whose translation MIEQNISREHFEPARIDSSLRETVEKPSLNFWQDAWLRIKKNKGALVSAVVLVLIIIMALIGPHISGYGVYEQNLQYANLPPKVPGLDKLGIFDGKQMIGGHKVDVYQQNGVKKYFWFGTDGLGHDLFTRVWAGTQISLYIALLAAVINMVIGVAYGAISGYYGGRVDNVLQRIVEILSGIPDLVVVILMILVLNPGIISITAALTITGWVNMARVVRGQVLKLKSQEYILAAKTLGASNMVIIFKHLIPNLLSVIIINTMFIIPNAIFFESFLSFIGLGLQAPAASLGTLIEDGFRTLRFQPYMILYPAVVMSLLMITVNIMADGLRDAFDPKMRD comes from the coding sequence ATGATTGAACAAAATATTTCAAGAGAGCACTTCGAGCCCGCCCGTATCGATAGTTCACTTAGAGAAACGGTGGAAAAGCCAAGCTTGAATTTTTGGCAGGACGCGTGGCTTCGAATCAAGAAGAATAAGGGAGCATTAGTCAGCGCTGTTGTGCTTGTTCTAATCATAATAATGGCACTCATCGGCCCGCACATCTCTGGATATGGAGTTTATGAACAAAACCTGCAATATGCCAACCTGCCGCCAAAAGTGCCCGGCCTTGATAAACTGGGGATCTTTGATGGGAAACAAATGATAGGCGGACATAAAGTAGACGTTTACCAGCAAAATGGTGTGAAAAAATATTTCTGGTTCGGAACGGATGGACTTGGCCATGATTTATTTACCCGTGTTTGGGCTGGAACACAAATTTCATTATACATTGCCCTCCTTGCGGCAGTTATAAACATGGTAATCGGTGTAGCATACGGTGCAATATCTGGATATTATGGCGGCCGTGTGGATAATGTTTTACAAAGGATCGTAGAAATTTTATCAGGAATTCCTGATCTTGTTGTGGTAATTCTTATGATTCTAGTATTGAATCCAGGTATTATCTCAATTACAGCAGCATTGACCATTACGGGCTGGGTAAACATGGCCCGGGTTGTCCGTGGCCAGGTGTTAAAATTAAAATCACAGGAATATATACTGGCAGCGAAAACGTTGGGTGCCAGTAATATGGTTATCATTTTTAAGCACCTTATTCCTAACCTTTTGAGTGTTATAATCATCAACACAATGTTTATTATTCCGAACGCAATCTTTTTTGAATCATTTTTAAGCTTTATTGGACTTGGATTGCAAGCTCCAGCAGCGTCACTTGGTACGCTAATTGAGGATGGTTTCAGAACTCTCCGCTTCCAGCCGTATATGATTCTGTACCCTGCTGTAGTAATGAGCCTATTAATGATAACGGTTAATATAATGGCAGACGGTCTTCGTGATGCGTTTGATCCGAAAATGCGCGATTAA
- a CDS encoding DUF3899 domain-containing protein, with translation MFKKLLFWLIPSEIVVLIVSLIKYHSVTLLHYINISFVIGGIFFFCAIFLFLAGSGFFDISHASFRKVFKSRRKEEEDEEHKPLSEILDFNFSPLLLNGCVMIAIMLLALFVYYH, from the coding sequence TTGTTTAAAAAACTATTGTTCTGGCTTATTCCATCCGAAATAGTGGTCTTAATTGTTTCTCTCATTAAGTATCACTCAGTAACCCTGCTTCATTATATTAATATTTCCTTCGTCATTGGAGGAATTTTCTTCTTTTGTGCTATTTTTCTTTTCCTTGCCGGCAGCGGATTTTTCGACATTTCCCATGCCTCTTTCCGAAAGGTATTTAAAAGCAGAAGAAAAGAAGAAGAGGACGAGGAACATAAGCCCCTTTCTGAAATTTTGGATTTCAATTTTTCTCCTCTTTTACTAAACGGGTGTGTTATGATTGCCATTATGCTGCTTGCACTGTTTGTTTATTACCATTAG
- the opp3b gene encoding oligopeptide ABC transporter permease, whose product MAKYITQRVIYMIITLFLIASLTFFLMKLLPGTPFTAQSKLTPDQIHIMNEKYGLNDPVPVQYAHYMLNLLKGDLGTSFQFDNRDVSTLIAERIGPSLTLGIESMIIGTVLGVLLGLLAALKQNTWIDYLCTFVAVVGKSIPSFVFAALLQYWVGVKLGILPVGYWNGFSYTILPSISLAMFPLAIVARFMRTEMIDVLGSEYIVLAKAKGASGAEIAFKHGLRNALIPIITLIGPLAVSLMTGSLVIENIFVIPGIGNQFVTSITTNDFGVIMGTTILFAVMLVVVILIVDLLYGVIDPRIRLSGGKK is encoded by the coding sequence ATGGCTAAATATATCACACAGCGAGTCATCTATATGATTATTACACTGTTTTTAATTGCTTCGTTAACGTTTTTCCTCATGAAACTATTGCCGGGAACACCTTTTACCGCTCAATCAAAGCTTACGCCGGACCAAATTCATATCATGAATGAAAAGTACGGTCTTAATGATCCTGTACCTGTACAATATGCACATTACATGTTGAATTTGTTAAAAGGTGACTTGGGTACTTCATTCCAATTTGATAACCGCGATGTTTCCACACTTATTGCCGAGAGAATCGGGCCATCCCTTACTTTAGGTATTGAGTCAATGATCATAGGAACTGTGCTCGGAGTCCTGCTAGGATTACTGGCAGCGTTGAAACAAAACACTTGGATAGATTATTTATGTACGTTTGTTGCCGTTGTTGGAAAATCAATTCCTTCATTCGTATTTGCGGCATTGCTTCAATATTGGGTAGGGGTTAAATTAGGCATCTTGCCTGTCGGCTACTGGAATGGTTTTTCCTATACAATCCTGCCGTCCATTTCACTCGCTATGTTCCCACTTGCCATTGTCGCAAGGTTTATGAGAACGGAAATGATTGATGTTTTAGGCTCTGAATATATTGTTCTTGCCAAAGCAAAGGGAGCAAGCGGTGCAGAAATTGCATTTAAGCACGGATTAAGGAACGCTTTAATCCCTATCATTACTTTAATTGGCCCTTTAGCAGTCAGCCTAATGACGGGTTCATTGGTAATTGAAAACATCTTCGTAATACCGGGAATTGGTAATCAATTTGTTACATCTATTACTACAAATGACTTTGGTGTCATCATGGGTACAACCATATTATTTGCGGTTATGCTTGTTGTTGTCATTTTAATTGTGGATTTACTATATGGTGTGATTGATCCGCGAATCCGCTTATCGGGAGGGAAGAAATAA
- a CDS encoding YjbA family protein has translation MLYLHDVWVNWFEGEENGYNVCYFHEWRRDDVIELLDQVPLILVESVLYHYIENELGELPQGLLNDIYQKAYLRKNHERVQLEHCFVVTDGKGILAVDTIGYNIPIRKSRLIPRQEQLVYDMIEQHEPVNYHFEREEGTKEYHILSPEPSLMKGLTRKERQLKQLLFMALDQLYSSKNVAEVRYWYTEWSPVGYQEIQEMEFLDVWNRLYEEVKTGWSDKHELLCENLVKGQPFFEKLWEMEHSEKSELT, from the coding sequence ATGCTGTATCTTCATGATGTATGGGTTAATTGGTTTGAAGGAGAAGAAAATGGTTACAATGTTTGCTATTTTCATGAATGGCGGAGAGATGATGTTATAGAACTGTTAGATCAAGTTCCGCTGATTCTGGTAGAAAGTGTATTGTATCATTACATAGAAAATGAATTAGGGGAATTGCCTCAGGGATTGTTAAATGACATCTACCAAAAAGCTTATTTAAGAAAAAACCATGAACGGGTTCAATTGGAACATTGCTTTGTGGTAACAGATGGCAAAGGGATCCTGGCTGTAGACACAATAGGATACAATATTCCAATTAGAAAGAGCCGATTGATTCCACGGCAGGAACAGCTAGTGTACGACATGATTGAGCAGCATGAGCCTGTAAATTATCATTTTGAAAGAGAAGAAGGAACAAAAGAGTATCATATACTTTCACCAGAACCTTCTTTAATGAAAGGCTTGACTAGAAAAGAACGTCAGCTCAAGCAGTTATTATTTATGGCCCTTGATCAGCTATACAGCTCCAAAAATGTGGCTGAAGTACGATATTGGTACACAGAATGGTCGCCGGTAGGCTATCAGGAAATTCAGGAAATGGAATTTTTAGATGTTTGGAATCGTTTATATGAAGAAGTAAAAACAGGCTGGTCGGACAAGCATGAATTGCTCTGTGAAAATCTTGTAAAGGGACAGCCTTTTTTTGAAAAGCTGTGGGAAATGGAGCATAGTGAGAAAAGTGAATTAACATAG
- the trpS gene encoding tryptophan--tRNA ligase: MKTIFSGIQPSGTITLGNYIGAMRQFVELQNDYNCYFCIVDQHAITVPQDRLELRKNIKSLAAMYIAVGIDPEKAILFVQSEVPAHAQAGWMLQCVAYIGELERMTQFKDKSNGKEAVSAGLLTYPPLMAADILLYGTDLVPVGEDQKQHLELTRDLAERFNKKYNDIFTIPEVKIADVGARVMSLQDPLKKMSKSDPNTKAFISMLDEPKQIEKKIKSAVTDSEGIVKYDTVNKPGISNLLAIYSILSNYSIPELEEKYNGKGYGEFKSDLAEVVVQTLAPIQEKYYKLMNSEELDELLDKGAEKANFVANKMVKKMENAMGLGRKRK; the protein is encoded by the coding sequence ATGAAAACAATTTTTTCAGGCATTCAGCCAAGCGGTACCATTACACTTGGCAATTATATTGGAGCCATGCGGCAGTTTGTTGAGCTGCAAAATGATTACAACTGTTACTTTTGTATTGTAGATCAACATGCTATTACCGTCCCTCAAGACAGATTGGAGCTAAGAAAGAACATTAAGAGCCTTGCTGCTATGTATATCGCTGTAGGAATTGATCCCGAAAAGGCAATTCTGTTTGTTCAATCAGAAGTTCCCGCACATGCCCAGGCAGGATGGATGCTTCAATGTGTTGCCTACATCGGCGAATTAGAAAGAATGACACAGTTCAAGGATAAATCAAACGGGAAAGAAGCGGTTTCTGCGGGCTTGTTAACCTACCCTCCATTAATGGCTGCTGATATTCTGCTGTATGGGACAGATTTAGTTCCGGTAGGAGAAGACCAAAAGCAGCATCTTGAATTAACAAGGGATCTGGCTGAACGTTTTAATAAAAAATATAACGACATCTTCACGATCCCGGAAGTTAAAATTGCGGATGTTGGCGCAAGAGTAATGTCCTTACAGGATCCACTTAAAAAAATGAGTAAATCAGACCCAAACACGAAAGCTTTTATTTCTATGCTGGACGAACCGAAACAAATTGAGAAAAAAATTAAGAGTGCTGTGACAGATTCAGAAGGCATTGTGAAATACGATACAGTTAATAAGCCGGGAATCTCCAATCTTCTTGCAATCTATTCCATTTTAAGCAATTATTCCATCCCTGAGCTCGAAGAAAAGTACAATGGGAAAGGCTACGGAGAATTTAAAAGCGATTTGGCGGAAGTAGTTGTCCAAACCCTTGCTCCTATTCAGGAAAAGTATTATAAACTAATGAACTCCGAAGAATTGGATGAACTTTTGGATAAGGGCGCAGAAAAAGCCAATTTTGTAGCCAATAAAATGGTGAAAAAGATGGAAAATGCAATGGGATTAGGACGAAAAAGAAAGTAA
- a CDS encoding peptide ABC transporter substrate-binding protein, translated as MKSTKSKLTLLLCLSLVLSFILAACGSKNTDSAGSSGTSGGTNSTGGKKVFNTMETAEIPTMNTYMSQDAASYNVENQVFEGLMRLDQQNKPTLGMAAAEPTVNKDKTVYTFKLRDAKWSNGDPVTANDFVYAWRQAIDPKNASPYGAYMMSGVIKNATQINANKMTPDQLGVKAVDDKTLVVTLEHPINYFLSLMTFPLFDPIDQKYAEKEGKNYASNSDNLVYNGPFTLTKWNGTGDNWTYEKNPTYWDKDNVKVDEINVNVIKDPGAAVNLYQTGKLDWAQLSGEYAAQEKTDKDAKILPEPTVFYLKFNQLRNGKKTPLANKDIRQAIGTAFDKEAMAKTINADGSSAAYGLVPKGFIKDPVTGQDFRDENGKFMVFNAADAKKHWEAGLKAIGQKSVTLELLGGDTTLSKKLDAYLKSTLEQNLPGLHLTIKEPPFKVRLSLDNQENYDIEFAGWGPDYQDPYTFTDLFLTGGEQNKMGYSDPKYDKLVNDAYTKLATNPEAYWKNNLEAEKVLFDDAAIAPVYQRSLVVLQRPTIKGIVKNQFGPDYSYKWVTVGQ; from the coding sequence ATGAAAAGTACAAAATCAAAATTGACATTGTTGCTTTGCTTGTCACTGGTACTAAGCTTTATCTTAGCAGCTTGTGGAAGCAAGAACACTGATTCTGCCGGTTCTTCAGGAACATCAGGCGGGACAAACAGCACAGGTGGTAAAAAAGTTTTCAATACAATGGAAACTGCAGAAATTCCGACAATGAATACATATATGTCACAGGATGCTGCTTCCTACAACGTTGAAAACCAAGTATTTGAGGGTCTTATGCGATTAGATCAGCAAAACAAACCTACTTTGGGAATGGCAGCAGCTGAGCCTACAGTAAATAAAGACAAAACAGTTTATACTTTTAAACTTCGTGATGCGAAATGGTCCAATGGCGACCCTGTCACAGCAAATGATTTCGTATACGCTTGGAGACAAGCGATTGATCCGAAAAATGCTTCACCATACGGCGCGTACATGATGAGCGGAGTAATCAAAAACGCTACTCAAATAAATGCTAATAAGATGACGCCAGATCAATTGGGCGTAAAAGCAGTAGATGATAAAACACTTGTTGTTACTTTGGAACATCCAATCAACTATTTCCTATCTTTAATGACATTTCCGTTATTTGATCCAATCGATCAAAAATATGCGGAGAAGGAAGGCAAGAACTACGCTTCAAACAGCGATAACCTAGTGTACAATGGACCATTCACATTAACAAAATGGAATGGTACAGGTGATAACTGGACATATGAAAAGAACCCTACTTACTGGGATAAAGATAACGTAAAAGTTGATGAAATTAATGTAAATGTTATCAAAGATCCAGGTGCCGCAGTAAACCTGTATCAAACAGGAAAGCTTGACTGGGCGCAGCTTAGCGGTGAATATGCAGCTCAAGAAAAAACAGATAAAGATGCTAAAATTTTACCAGAGCCAACAGTATTCTACTTAAAATTCAATCAATTAAGAAATGGCAAGAAAACTCCTCTAGCTAATAAAGATATTCGTCAAGCAATCGGAACAGCATTCGACAAAGAAGCTATGGCAAAAACAATCAATGCTGACGGATCGTCTGCAGCTTATGGTTTAGTACCAAAAGGATTTATTAAAGACCCTGTAACTGGCCAGGATTTCCGTGATGAAAACGGCAAGTTCATGGTATTCAATGCAGCAGATGCTAAAAAGCATTGGGAAGCCGGCTTGAAAGCAATCGGACAAAAGAGTGTTACGCTTGAGTTGCTTGGCGGGGACACTACACTTTCTAAGAAATTGGATGCTTACCTGAAAAGTACTTTAGAACAAAATCTTCCAGGCCTGCACTTAACAATTAAAGAGCCGCCGTTTAAAGTTCGTCTATCTCTTGATAATCAAGAGAACTATGATATTGAGTTTGCTGGATGGGGACCTGACTATCAGGATCCATACACATTTACTGACTTATTCTTAACAGGTGGAGAACAAAATAAAATGGGCTACTCTGATCCTAAGTACGATAAATTAGTTAATGATGCATACACCAAATTAGCAACAAACCCAGAAGCTTACTGGAAAAACAACCTGGAAGCTGAAAAGGTATTGTTTGACGATGCAGCAATTGCTCCTGTTTACCAAAGATCACTTGTTGTACTTCAAAGACCGACTATTAAAGGAATTGTAAAAAATCAATTTGGTCCAGATTACAGCTACAAATGGGTTACTGTAGGCCAATAA
- the opp4A gene encoding oligopeptide ABC transporter substrate-binding protein produces the protein MNKKKSFTLASITLSAGLLLAACNSSTTGGNTSVTGKDGKLDTSKFPIMVSSNKAPIKGGTLNYGLISDTPFQGTLSEEFESGAPDQEVLQFVEESIFSTNKNYEITNDGACTFTIGSDNKSITIKVKDGVKWSDGQPLTADDIIFPYEVMGSKDYNGVRYGDNTITQDIVGMAAYHAGKAKTISGLQKIDDKTVKISFNHVNPGLLTGIWSYAMPKHYFKGVPISKMATSDQVRKKPIGFGPFEVSKIVPGESVEFTANPNYYKGKPLLNKVILKVVNPQVVVKSLQNGDIDIAEFPSSSYKGNENPKNYKYIARLNYAYSYIGFKLGHWDAKNNVAVADPNSPMANKSLRQALGYALDMKTISQKFYQGLSFPANSIIPSFFSRYHDDNIKGYTFDPEKAKKLLDAAGYKDIDKDGYREDPKGHKLVLNFAGMSGSKVAEPLAQYYIQAWKAIGIHVQLLDGRLQEFNTFYDRVGDTGKDDPKINIYAGSWLTGTDPDPSGLYSKTSLFNFPRFVNNENEKLLQEGISAKAMDPNYRKQVYDQWQQLMFDQAPVIPTLYQYQVYGVNNRVTGYTADTASLWWYKVGVTSDKPATANN, from the coding sequence TATAACACTTAGTGCAGGGTTGTTACTGGCCGCATGTAATAGCTCGACTACAGGGGGAAATACTTCAGTAACGGGAAAGGATGGCAAGCTTGATACCAGCAAATTTCCGATTATGGTTTCGAGCAATAAGGCTCCAATTAAAGGTGGTACACTTAACTACGGTTTAATATCAGATACTCCGTTCCAGGGTACCTTAAGTGAAGAGTTTGAATCGGGTGCACCAGACCAAGAAGTACTTCAGTTCGTTGAGGAATCAATTTTTTCAACAAACAAAAACTATGAAATTACCAATGATGGAGCATGTACTTTCACAATTGGAAGCGACAATAAATCCATTACCATAAAAGTAAAAGACGGTGTAAAGTGGTCTGATGGACAGCCGCTTACTGCAGATGATATTATCTTTCCTTATGAGGTAATGGGAAGCAAAGATTATAATGGTGTTCGATATGGCGATAACACAATCACGCAGGATATTGTCGGAATGGCAGCATACCATGCTGGAAAAGCTAAAACGATTTCCGGTCTGCAAAAAATCGATGATAAAACTGTCAAAATTTCTTTTAATCACGTAAATCCAGGACTTTTAACAGGTATCTGGTCCTATGCAATGCCAAAGCATTACTTTAAAGGCGTGCCAATCAGCAAAATGGCTACTTCGGATCAAGTGCGTAAGAAACCGATTGGTTTTGGACCATTTGAGGTATCAAAAATTGTTCCAGGGGAATCCGTGGAATTTACGGCAAATCCAAATTACTACAAAGGGAAGCCTTTATTAAATAAAGTAATCCTAAAAGTGGTGAACCCACAGGTTGTAGTGAAATCCCTTCAAAACGGAGATATTGATATTGCTGAATTCCCAAGCAGTTCTTATAAAGGCAATGAAAATCCTAAAAACTACAAATATATTGCCCGGTTAAATTATGCATATTCATATATTGGCTTTAAACTCGGACATTGGGATGCTAAAAACAATGTAGCTGTAGCAGATCCGAATTCACCAATGGCTAATAAATCTCTTCGCCAGGCATTAGGTTATGCTCTTGATATGAAGACTATTTCTCAAAAATTTTATCAAGGTTTAAGCTTCCCGGCTAACTCAATTATTCCTTCATTCTTCAGTCGTTATCATGATGATAACATTAAAGGCTACACATTTGACCCTGAAAAGGCTAAAAAGCTTTTAGATGCAGCTGGTTATAAGGATATTGACAAAGATGGTTACAGAGAAGATCCGAAAGGCCATAAACTTGTATTAAACTTTGCTGGTATGAGTGGAAGCAAGGTTGCAGAACCTCTTGCTCAGTATTATATCCAAGCATGGAAAGCAATTGGAATTCATGTTCAACTACTCGATGGCCGTCTGCAGGAATTCAACACCTTCTATGACAGAGTAGGAGATACAGGAAAAGATGATCCGAAGATTAATATTTATGCAGGATCTTGGCTGACAGGTACAGATCCGGATCCATCTGGATTATATTCAAAAACATCCCTGTTTAACTTCCCTCGTTTTGTGAATAATGAAAATGAAAAGCTTTTACAAGAAGGCATCAGTGCCAAAGCAATGGATCCAAATTACAGAAAACAAGTGTATGACCAATGGCAACAGCTTATGTTTGATCAAGCTCCTGTAATTCCGACTCTATATCAATATCAAGTATATGGTGTTAACAACCGTGTAACTGGATATACTGCGGATACTGCAAGTCTGTGGTGGTATAAAGTTGGCGTAACATCAGATAAACCGGCAACAGCAAACAACTAA